One part of the Novipirellula aureliae genome encodes these proteins:
- the cls gene encoding cardiolipin synthase, with product MNNVLITTGLLTIAHFLLQVAFVVRVILRPHRQPASRIAWIVVIIAAPVVGMIVYLLLGETNVGRSRVDRMKKLVARLSSIPLGTEDPDGRGGADVPPHYAHLFQAGKSVNGFNVVGGNRATLMEDSNSTIESLIADIDAAALHVHLMFYIWLPDNNGCKVVEALKRAAQRGVTCRAMADDLGSRTMIASQHWQAMKSAGVHLAATLPLGNLLLRPLHGRIDLRNHRKIAVIDNKITYCGSQNCADPEFLVKAKYAPWVDVMMRFEGPIVQQNQVLFASDWMSEVDEDLSDLLREPQDVPTTGFPAQVIGTGPTIRTSAMPEIFELLMYSARRELVITTPYYIPDEPMQTALCASARRGVETSIVFPARNDSWIVGTASRSYYEDLLAAGVNVYEFEGGLLHAKTLTLDREVTLIGSANMDRRSFELNYENNILFYDPTLTTEMRQRQDDYISQSSLVSLESIAARSWRRRLIDNTVAMLGPVL from the coding sequence ATGAACAATGTCCTGATCACGACCGGTCTGCTGACGATCGCGCACTTCCTGTTGCAAGTCGCATTCGTCGTGCGTGTGATACTGCGGCCGCATCGTCAGCCCGCTTCTCGCATTGCCTGGATCGTCGTTATCATTGCCGCTCCTGTTGTGGGGATGATTGTCTACCTGTTATTGGGCGAGACGAATGTCGGACGATCTCGTGTGGATCGAATGAAAAAGTTGGTAGCCCGCTTATCAAGCATACCGCTGGGGACCGAGGATCCTGACGGCCGAGGGGGCGCCGACGTGCCCCCCCACTACGCCCATCTTTTTCAGGCGGGGAAATCCGTCAACGGATTCAATGTTGTCGGAGGAAACCGAGCGACGTTGATGGAGGACTCCAATTCCACGATCGAATCGTTGATCGCCGACATTGATGCAGCCGCATTGCATGTCCATCTGATGTTCTATATCTGGCTTCCGGACAATAACGGATGCAAGGTTGTCGAAGCGCTCAAGCGGGCAGCCCAGCGCGGAGTCACATGCCGCGCAATGGCCGACGACCTTGGATCACGGACCATGATTGCATCGCAGCATTGGCAAGCCATGAAGTCCGCAGGTGTCCATCTGGCAGCCACACTTCCGCTGGGCAATTTGTTGTTGCGTCCATTGCATGGTCGCATTGATCTGCGAAATCATCGCAAGATCGCGGTCATCGACAACAAGATCACCTATTGCGGCAGCCAAAACTGTGCCGATCCCGAGTTTCTTGTAAAAGCAAAATATGCCCCCTGGGTCGACGTGATGATGCGTTTTGAAGGGCCCATCGTTCAGCAGAACCAAGTGCTGTTCGCCAGCGATTGGATGAGTGAAGTGGATGAGGACTTGAGCGATCTGCTACGTGAACCACAAGACGTGCCGACGACAGGGTTTCCTGCCCAGGTGATCGGGACGGGGCCGACAATACGAACCTCCGCGATGCCAGAAATATTTGAATTGTTGATGTACTCGGCCCGCCGCGAGCTCGTCATCACGACGCCTTACTACATTCCCGACGAGCCAATGCAAACAGCACTTTGCGCCAGCGCGCGGCGTGGCGTCGAAACGTCGATTGTCTTCCCAGCCCGCAACGATTCGTGGATCGTCGGCACGGCGAGTCGTAGCTACTATGAGGACTTGCTTGCGGCGGGGGTGAATGTGTATGAGTTTGAAGGTGGGTTGCTGCACGCCAAAACATTGACCCTTGACAGAGAGGTCACTTTGATTGGATCTGCAAATATGGATCGTCGTAGTTTCGAGCTAAATTACGAGAACAATATCTTGTTCTACGATCCAACCCTGACGACGGAGATGCGACAGCGTCAAGACGATTACATCTCGCAGTCAAGCCTAGTGAGTCTCGAGTCGATTGCGGCGCGGAGCTGGCGTCGTCGATTGATTGACAACACCGTCGCAATGTTGGGGCCCGTGCTCTGA
- a CDS encoding RNA polymerase sigma factor translates to MKCMLNPTAQEQQTVSDRELIDIALSGDESGFGELVQRYECRLIHSMLRNVGCRATAEDIVQETFLKAFRFLRSFRGESGFYTWIHRIALNCRRGKVGMKNNTRSLDSFINTHQSARTSQRESPTAVAERHEDREQVHQALARLSAHHRTILTLREFDGLDYQAIADTLHVGMGTVRSRLSRARNELRRELAKIDCESNLTAKSRKPR, encoded by the coding sequence ATGAAGTGTATGCTAAATCCTACTGCTCAGGAGCAACAGACGGTTTCGGATCGCGAACTCATTGATATCGCGTTAAGCGGCGATGAAAGCGGATTTGGTGAACTCGTGCAGCGATACGAATGTCGGCTCATTCATTCGATGCTTCGGAACGTCGGATGCCGTGCCACAGCTGAGGATATCGTCCAAGAAACGTTTCTCAAGGCTTTTCGATTCCTACGCTCCTTTCGAGGTGAAAGTGGATTCTACACATGGATTCATCGTATTGCGCTCAATTGTCGACGCGGAAAAGTGGGCATGAAGAATAACACAAGGTCCCTCGATTCATTCATCAACACCCACCAGTCGGCGAGGACGAGTCAACGCGAATCGCCCACTGCGGTTGCCGAGCGACACGAGGATCGCGAGCAGGTGCACCAGGCGTTGGCTAGATTGAGTGCCCACCACCGTACAATCCTAACTCTGCGTGAATTCGATGGATTGGACTACCAAGCCATTGCCGACACGCTACACGTTGGAATGGGCACGGTTCGCAGTCGGTTGTCACGTGCTCGCAATGAATTACGACGCGAACTGGCGAAGATTGATTGTGAATCAAACCTGACCGCTAAGAGTCGCAAACCACGGTAG
- a CDS encoding ECF-type sigma factor gives MHADKIDVTETLAQVAGGDHEAADRLLPLVYDQLHRLAGSMLNHESAGNSLQPTALVHETYLRMADQTRVDWHGKTHFFAIGAKMMRRILVDHARGKKRHKRGGDMPRIPLADDLCVTNRNDEDVLAIEEALEKLAKLDPRQAKIVELRFYGGLEVAEVAEVLGVSKRTVESEWTMIKAWMRRELSGASNS, from the coding sequence ATGCATGCAGATAAGATTGACGTCACGGAAACGCTCGCCCAGGTCGCCGGGGGTGATCACGAAGCGGCGGATCGATTGTTGCCACTGGTGTACGATCAGTTGCACAGGCTCGCGGGCAGCATGCTGAACCATGAATCCGCTGGAAATTCGCTTCAGCCCACGGCATTGGTGCACGAAACCTATCTGCGCATGGCCGATCAAACCCGAGTCGATTGGCACGGAAAGACTCATTTCTTTGCGATCGGTGCCAAGATGATGCGTCGCATCCTGGTCGACCACGCGCGTGGTAAGAAACGACACAAACGTGGTGGAGACATGCCGCGTATCCCGCTCGCCGACGACCTGTGTGTCACCAATCGCAATGATGAAGACGTGTTGGCTATCGAGGAGGCTTTGGAGAAACTGGCAAAGTTGGATCCCCGGCAAGCGAAAATCGTCGAACTGCGTTTCTACGGCGGTTTAGAAGTAGCCGAGGTTGCTGAGGTGCTCGGTGTCTCCAAGCGAACCGTTGAATCCGAGTGGACGATGATCAAAGCTTGGATGCGACGAGAACTCTCTGGGGCTTCCAATTCGTGA
- a CDS encoding serine/threonine-protein kinase, with amino-acid sequence MSPEQYAAAKIVFLKAMGLPADQRDAMCKVEAGSDPDVLNEVRTLLKHHNDASLLKTMVPTSVPTPLVDTDELPRTMDSVEPPGSPISRQSGGVSRIDVVDDRSASDLETRMNASTRQFLRQRMMIAVTVLTLVLIAIRFGALILGDPARDNAVRFGLVFILVSVLLFLKFKQNVSLRTLRILVAIVIAMPMLEVIEIQIQECEDLALAGRLVEIPVLMLSIHLVTALLISLYSTFLPSTWKRTAIVTTLMALTPSLVAWIQGSVSESLVDARMVPFAGPLLTTLTAAVATAGAHFVHRMRLEAEDARSYGQYRLLEEIGRGGMGVVYRAEHRMLKRPAAIKLIHSESAAQENEIKQFEQEVQISATLTHWNTVQIYDYGTTEAGDFFYVMEYLEGETLAERLRRERIRRERPLNESEMKAIALQLCDGLAEAHAKGMIHRDLKPANIFLANIGGQSNVVKIVDFGLAVVVSDDMRVRAAGTPGYMSPEQITGGTLDGRSDIYAIGCVMYECLTGQSVFPSSRLHEVLQSHLFKIPDFNDLDSIAPAFRPVVQKCLAKQPDDRFDNVSELRRCLADA; translated from the coding sequence GTGAGTCCCGAACAATACGCCGCCGCCAAAATCGTTTTTCTCAAAGCGATGGGTCTGCCTGCGGATCAGCGTGATGCGATGTGCAAAGTCGAGGCGGGTAGCGATCCCGACGTATTAAACGAAGTCCGAACGCTGCTCAAGCATCACAACGACGCTTCGCTGCTGAAAACAATGGTACCAACGAGCGTGCCGACACCATTGGTAGACACCGACGAATTGCCACGAACGATGGATAGTGTGGAGCCCCCTGGGTCACCAATTTCCAGGCAAAGCGGCGGTGTTTCTCGAATCGACGTCGTCGATGATCGTTCGGCATCCGACCTTGAAACGAGGATGAACGCGTCGACGCGTCAATTCCTAAGACAACGAATGATGATTGCGGTCACCGTTCTAACACTCGTGTTGATTGCAATCCGTTTCGGAGCCCTAATCTTGGGCGACCCCGCTCGCGATAATGCCGTTCGCTTTGGCTTGGTGTTCATCTTGGTAAGTGTTTTGTTGTTCTTGAAGTTCAAGCAGAACGTATCTTTGCGGACGCTGCGTATTTTGGTAGCCATTGTCATTGCCATGCCCATGCTCGAAGTGATTGAGATTCAGATTCAGGAATGCGAAGACCTCGCATTGGCGGGACGACTTGTCGAGATTCCCGTTCTGATGCTGAGCATTCATCTGGTAACCGCACTGCTGATCAGCCTCTATTCGACCTTTCTGCCTTCCACTTGGAAACGTACGGCAATTGTAACCACCTTGATGGCGCTGACGCCCTCGCTCGTTGCCTGGATCCAAGGCAGCGTTAGTGAGAGTCTTGTCGATGCACGCATGGTCCCCTTTGCGGGTCCGCTGTTGACAACCCTAACGGCGGCCGTCGCCACGGCGGGCGCTCACTTTGTGCATCGCATGCGGTTGGAAGCGGAGGATGCACGCAGCTACGGCCAGTACCGATTGCTCGAAGAGATCGGCCGAGGTGGAATGGGCGTTGTCTACCGGGCCGAGCATCGCATGCTCAAACGCCCGGCCGCGATCAAATTGATTCACTCTGAATCTGCCGCACAGGAGAATGAGATCAAACAGTTCGAGCAGGAGGTGCAAATCTCGGCAACGTTGACACACTGGAACACCGTACAAATCTATGATTACGGAACCACCGAGGCAGGTGACTTTTTCTACGTCATGGAATACCTGGAAGGCGAAACGCTTGCTGAACGACTTCGCCGTGAACGAATTCGCCGTGAACGACCGTTGAATGAATCGGAAATGAAGGCGATCGCATTGCAGTTGTGCGACGGCCTGGCCGAAGCTCACGCCAAAGGGATGATCCACCGAGACCTCAAACCTGCCAATATCTTTCTGGCGAACATCGGCGGACAATCGAATGTCGTCAAGATCGTTGACTTTGGTTTGGCGGTTGTCGTTTCGGACGACATGCGAGTACGAGCAGCCGGAACACCGGGCTACATGTCACCCGAGCAAATCACGGGAGGCACACTGGACGGACGGAGCGACATCTATGCGATCGGATGTGTCATGTATGAATGCCTAACCGGCCAATCGGTCTTCCCATCGAGCCGGTTGCATGAAGTTCTGCAGAGCCATCTGTTCAAAATCCCCGACTTCAACGATCTCGATTCGATTGCCCCTGCTTTCCGACCCGTCGTACAAAAATGTCTCGCCAAACAGCCTGACGATCGCTTCGACAACGTCAGCGAATTGCGACGATGCTTAGCCGATGCCTAG
- a CDS encoding AI-2E family transporter — MIQPDEPSSARIQTVSLAVLAVVAVTFSIYWLRPVLVPLVVALFVVSGVSPILNALKRRLGVNRIIAAGITFLAGVALLLVFGFSIWLSMVDLNKNSRNYRNRVEEIVDWAELHVQSFGQRIGTRTASVRPSQDATQPMPEAPVPVAADRSSKGDASDFVDAFVRDGISILSQALISLVSTSVVVLIYVFFLLSGKTVRYKSPMISEIDEQVRSYLGLKTLISIFTGFAFGISLWMFGVPMAFTFGVLAFLLNFVPNVGPLIASLLPIPLIILDPTGSIGWMVAAISVSCAIQAISGNVIEPKIMGDSSDLHPVTILVALMFWGMMWGIIGMFLATPVTAALKILLQRIDSTKPIADLMAGRFPSDDDTESSSAMV; from the coding sequence ATGATTCAACCTGATGAACCGTCGTCCGCCCGCATCCAAACCGTTAGCCTCGCGGTCCTTGCTGTGGTTGCCGTGACCTTCTCGATCTATTGGCTTCGTCCTGTCTTGGTGCCCTTGGTGGTTGCGTTGTTCGTGGTGAGTGGCGTCAGTCCCATTTTGAATGCGCTTAAAAGGCGTTTGGGGGTGAACCGCATCATTGCTGCTGGTATCACATTTCTAGCGGGGGTGGCTCTGCTGCTCGTGTTCGGTTTTTCGATTTGGCTATCGATGGTCGACCTCAATAAGAATTCACGGAATTACCGAAACCGAGTGGAGGAAATCGTCGATTGGGCAGAGCTTCATGTTCAATCGTTCGGTCAACGCATAGGCACACGGACGGCGTCGGTACGGCCTTCGCAGGATGCCACGCAACCGATGCCGGAGGCACCTGTCCCGGTTGCTGCCGACAGGTCGTCCAAGGGTGACGCCAGTGATTTCGTCGACGCCTTTGTCCGTGATGGAATCTCAATCCTCTCCCAAGCGTTGATTAGTCTGGTCTCGACAAGTGTGGTTGTCCTGATCTATGTATTCTTTTTACTGAGTGGGAAAACCGTTCGCTACAAATCTCCGATGATCAGCGAAATCGATGAGCAAGTTCGCTCCTATCTTGGGCTTAAGACGTTGATTTCGATATTCACCGGATTCGCTTTCGGTATTTCGCTTTGGATGTTCGGCGTTCCGATGGCATTTACGTTCGGCGTTCTGGCATTCCTGCTCAACTTCGTCCCCAACGTCGGACCGCTTATCGCTAGCCTGCTTCCCATTCCGCTGATCATTCTCGATCCAACCGGTAGTATCGGATGGATGGTCGCTGCAATCTCCGTTAGCTGTGCAATTCAAGCGATCAGCGGCAATGTCATCGAGCCCAAGATTATGGGGGACTCTTCTGATCTTCACCCGGTGACCATTCTTGTTGCACTGATGTTCTGGGGAATGATGTGGGGAATCATTGGAATGTTTCTTGCCACGCCAGTAACGGCGGCACTAAAAATCCTGCTGCAACGAATTGATTCGACCAAGCCAATTGCGGATCTGATGGCAGGACGGTTCCCATCCGATGACGATACCGAGAGCTCCAGTGCAATGGTTTAG
- a CDS encoding serine/threonine protein kinase, which yields MNPIELFRRSGSKRSHPQAHMTWASRSISMTATRTGMFLRKQLWIWPIVAVVMLSMIGYFVRGAIESTIKANVSSGLQTLLNLETGMLEKWFEVQESAAEALANDASVRKTVYALLDSESVEASNQSESELDLHKILARELAPSMSAHDFVGYMLVDKSMSVVSSSHTALTGERQVTEYAEFLERALHGESFVSPPFPSVVMMKGVDGRPWIGVPTMYACAPIRDASFQVVAVLALQIRPEREFTPILQLGQVGAAGETYAFNKEGIMISNSRFDEELILLGLLPDRTDSQSILQMSIRDPGVDMTQGHRPNLRRSEMPLTIMAADAIAGNAGMNVEGYRDYRGVSVIGAWRWLPKYEIGVAIEVETAQAFRPLMILQRTFLIIYGLLILSAIAIFVFTLVVARLQRQSREAVIEAQQLGQYTLDEKLGEGAMGVVYRGHHSMLRRPTAIKLLHTNKVNDASIARFEREVQITCQLNHANTIAIYDYGRTPEGVFYYAMEYLDGIDLQNLVGKYGPQSEARVIQILLQMCGSLFEAHSQGLVHRDIKPANIMLNRRGCEPDVVKVLDFGLVKAVDQTDGENKAQQGSMSGTPLYMSPESIQAPMTVDARSDIYAVGAVGYFLLTGRSVFEANGIVELCQKHIDESPVAPSKRANIQVSGQLEDAIMSCLEKSRAKRPQTARDLSVLISKCETTSRWTIEDADRWWGRHERGSQTSTPNPSAVNPAVAMEVTMDQTMDQTMDPETAEKKTAE from the coding sequence ATGAATCCAATCGAATTATTCCGCCGTTCGGGGTCCAAACGATCACATCCACAGGCCCATATGACATGGGCCTCGCGAAGCATCTCCATGACGGCTACCCGCACCGGGATGTTTCTTAGGAAGCAACTTTGGATCTGGCCGATTGTCGCAGTCGTCATGCTATCGATGATCGGGTACTTCGTCCGCGGCGCCATTGAATCGACGATCAAAGCAAACGTAAGCTCAGGATTGCAGACCCTGCTCAATCTCGAAACCGGGATGTTGGAAAAATGGTTCGAGGTTCAAGAGTCGGCGGCAGAGGCACTAGCCAACGACGCATCCGTGCGAAAAACGGTGTATGCCCTACTCGACTCAGAAAGCGTCGAAGCTTCGAATCAATCCGAGTCAGAATTGGATCTCCATAAGATTTTGGCTCGCGAGCTCGCTCCATCGATGTCTGCGCACGACTTCGTTGGCTACATGTTGGTTGATAAGTCGATGTCAGTCGTTTCGTCCTCGCACACAGCATTGACCGGCGAACGCCAAGTCACAGAATATGCGGAATTCCTCGAACGTGCACTCCACGGCGAATCGTTCGTTTCACCGCCGTTTCCGAGCGTGGTCATGATGAAAGGCGTTGATGGTCGCCCCTGGATTGGAGTGCCGACGATGTATGCATGCGCGCCGATCCGCGATGCATCCTTTCAAGTCGTCGCAGTCCTAGCACTGCAAATACGACCGGAGCGGGAATTCACACCAATTCTGCAATTGGGCCAAGTCGGTGCCGCTGGTGAGACCTACGCCTTTAACAAAGAAGGCATCATGATCAGCAATAGCCGATTCGACGAAGAACTCATACTGCTCGGGCTATTGCCAGACCGCACCGACTCGCAATCCATCTTGCAGATGTCGATACGCGATCCGGGGGTGGACATGACTCAAGGCCATCGCCCGAATCTTCGCCGCTCGGAAATGCCGTTAACGATCATGGCCGCTGACGCGATCGCCGGCAACGCAGGAATGAACGTCGAAGGTTATCGAGATTATCGTGGCGTTTCGGTGATCGGTGCTTGGCGGTGGTTGCCAAAGTACGAAATCGGAGTCGCGATTGAGGTTGAAACGGCACAAGCGTTCCGACCACTGATGATTCTGCAAAGAACGTTTCTGATCATCTATGGACTGTTGATTCTCAGTGCGATTGCGATCTTTGTGTTTACGCTCGTGGTCGCCCGCTTGCAACGTCAATCACGCGAAGCGGTGATCGAAGCTCAGCAACTTGGGCAATACACACTCGACGAAAAACTCGGTGAAGGAGCGATGGGCGTTGTCTATCGAGGGCATCATTCAATGCTGCGGCGTCCGACAGCGATCAAGCTCCTGCACACCAATAAAGTCAATGACGCCTCGATTGCCCGCTTTGAACGCGAAGTCCAAATCACCTGTCAGTTGAACCACGCCAATACGATCGCAATCTACGACTACGGTCGAACCCCCGAGGGTGTGTTCTATTACGCAATGGAGTATCTCGATGGAATTGACTTGCAAAACCTCGTTGGCAAATACGGCCCACAATCCGAGGCTCGGGTGATTCAGATATTGCTGCAAATGTGCGGTTCACTTTTCGAAGCCCACTCCCAAGGCCTCGTACACCGAGACATCAAACCTGCCAATATCATGCTCAATCGCCGTGGTTGTGAGCCGGACGTGGTTAAGGTCCTCGACTTCGGCTTGGTCAAGGCAGTCGATCAAACGGATGGTGAAAACAAGGCTCAGCAAGGCTCGATGTCGGGAACACCGTTATACATGTCGCCCGAATCGATCCAGGCGCCGATGACGGTTGATGCTCGTAGCGATATCTACGCGGTCGGCGCCGTCGGCTATTTTTTGCTGACAGGACGGTCCGTATTCGAGGCCAACGGCATTGTCGAGTTGTGCCAGAAACATATCGATGAATCGCCCGTCGCCCCGTCGAAACGAGCCAACATCCAAGTCTCCGGACAACTCGAAGATGCAATCATGAGTTGCCTGGAAAAATCACGCGCCAAACGACCGCAAACAGCGAGAGACCTAAGCGTGTTGATTTCCAAGTGTGAGACAACTAGCCGATGGACGATTGAGGATGCCGACCGTTGGTGGGGACGGCATGAACGTGGCTCGCAAACCTCCACACCCAACCCGTCGGCCGTTAATCCAGCCGTGGCAATGGAAGTAACCATGGATCAGACAATGGACCAGACCATGGATCCGGAAACGGCCGAGAAAAAGACGGCCGAGTAG
- a CDS encoding DUF1559 domain-containing protein, protein MSYARVRRGFTLVELLVVIAIIGVLVGLLLPAVQAAREAARRMSCSNNFKQIGLGIHNYHSAFNQLPTHGTGTHFVFYGNYWKSSSDNGSSVRLSMLVPILPFIEQQALWDQISNPLVGRTDGAATGKGTPGDPWPAMGPGPDKINYQPWVTELPTYRCPSDPGTGLPALGRTNYAACLGDSSLRIATGPWHRFRRPNRVIKSDPKATEAKAGCRGFFKPRDEGAFRGCLDGLSNTIAMGEIISYLGDQDARGIPPETGVNSMNNPSICTDSALLDPERPQFWSTAAKQVTDSTFARGYMWADCLALQSGCLTVLPPNREICGPQDSWSGSATFTVSSQHQGGAHVLMGDGAVKFITDSIEAGNSHAPMVQLATAGDKSPYGLWGALGTRASKEVINEEF, encoded by the coding sequence ATGAGTTATGCAAGAGTCCGACGAGGGTTCACATTGGTAGAGCTACTCGTCGTGATCGCCATCATCGGCGTTCTGGTGGGGCTGCTACTACCCGCCGTGCAGGCGGCCCGCGAGGCAGCCCGCCGAATGAGTTGTAGCAACAATTTCAAGCAGATTGGCTTGGGGATCCACAATTACCACAGTGCGTTCAACCAGCTGCCGACCCATGGGACCGGCACCCACTTCGTTTTTTATGGCAATTATTGGAAGAGCAGTAGCGATAATGGTAGCAGTGTTCGCCTGAGTATGCTCGTGCCAATTTTACCCTTCATTGAGCAACAGGCGTTGTGGGATCAAATTAGCAACCCACTTGTCGGCCGAACGGATGGGGCGGCGACTGGTAAAGGGACTCCAGGCGACCCATGGCCGGCGATGGGCCCGGGACCCGATAAGATCAATTACCAACCCTGGGTTACCGAACTGCCAACTTACCGCTGCCCGAGCGATCCCGGGACGGGCTTGCCCGCTCTTGGCAGGACCAACTACGCAGCCTGTCTTGGGGATTCGAGTCTGAGGATCGCAACGGGTCCTTGGCATCGATTTAGGAGGCCTAATCGAGTTATAAAATCGGACCCGAAGGCCACGGAAGCAAAAGCCGGGTGTCGCGGATTCTTTAAGCCGCGTGACGAAGGGGCCTTCCGTGGCTGTCTTGATGGGCTGTCCAACACGATAGCGATGGGCGAGATCATTAGTTACTTGGGAGACCAGGATGCACGAGGGATCCCACCGGAAACGGGTGTCAATTCAATGAACAACCCCTCCATTTGCACCGACAGCGCCCTGCTCGATCCAGAGCGTCCGCAGTTTTGGAGTACCGCAGCGAAGCAAGTAACCGACAGTACTTTCGCCCGGGGATACATGTGGGCCGATTGTTTGGCCCTCCAATCGGGCTGCTTAACGGTTCTTCCGCCAAACCGAGAGATCTGTGGACCCCAGGACTCCTGGTCAGGCTCAGCGACCTTCACCGTCTCAAGCCAACACCAAGGTGGTGCTCATGTGCTTATGGGTGATGGTGCGGTCAAGTTCATCACGGACTCCATCGAGGCCGGAAACTCTCACGCACCGATGGTTCAACTGGCTACCGCAGGCGATAAAAGTCCTTATGGGCTCTGGGGTGCTCTTGGGACTCGGGCTTCCAAAGAAGTGATCAACGAAGAGTTCTAA
- a CDS encoding alpha-L-fucosidase, which translates to MKAYLLGLIGVALLAGTAPSAEMDTMWGESTVKLRAENAERGELFDEGNYAMFIHWGLYSQLANRVDGKTYYGIGEWIMDPKMANIPAEEYKELAGTFDPTDFDAKSIVQLAKDAGMKYIVITAKHHDGFAMYHSKACDFNIVDSTPWKTDPMEELSAACREAGLGFGFYYSHSQDWTFPGGRKGPTVDENGKPATFDDYFTKKCLPQVEELTTQYGPIELIWFDTPGGMKKEYVQQLVDIVRKNQPKALVSGRAGHDLGDYQTLGDMEVPHHNVEGMWESVDTTNDSWAYAWYDQRWKTPKKILHRLISCVGRGGTYMLNIGPTDKGAVPDRAARSLREAGEWIHRYPQVVYGTDASPWQHAMPWGDVTVRGDRMFLTVFDWPDSGQLFLPGLKTEIVSAHLLHDEEAEPISHESVRGWNVFELPSGAPEKLVSVIEVKLASSPEVDPTFGLDPNKGTEILAEFATVDGAKIVKHRWMEKFGEWLCVHPATNWKTGGKAVWEVDVLTPGDYDVRLTYTGEGRLVWGVDVVGGEHIQNQQNASHNYQEFPIGWLHFPAPGRYNVAVSCLEGNIESSRLKSIRLIPLSEYQKPSKRVASTAVK; encoded by the coding sequence ATGAAAGCGTACTTACTTGGTTTGATTGGCGTCGCGCTCTTGGCGGGAACTGCCCCGTCCGCAGAGATGGACACGATGTGGGGAGAAAGCACCGTCAAACTGCGCGCTGAAAACGCCGAGCGTGGAGAGCTTTTCGATGAAGGCAACTACGCAATGTTTATCCATTGGGGACTCTACTCCCAACTGGCCAATCGAGTCGATGGAAAGACCTACTATGGTATTGGCGAGTGGATTATGGATCCCAAAATGGCTAATATTCCCGCGGAGGAATACAAGGAGCTAGCAGGAACCTTCGATCCAACCGATTTTGACGCCAAATCGATCGTGCAGTTGGCGAAGGACGCGGGGATGAAATACATCGTCATCACCGCCAAGCATCACGACGGTTTCGCCATGTACCACTCCAAGGCATGTGACTTCAACATAGTCGATTCCACGCCCTGGAAAACGGATCCGATGGAGGAGCTCTCTGCTGCCTGTCGCGAAGCCGGCCTCGGTTTTGGTTTCTACTATTCCCATAGCCAGGACTGGACTTTTCCCGGTGGGCGAAAAGGACCAACGGTGGACGAAAACGGCAAACCGGCAACCTTCGACGACTACTTCACCAAAAAGTGCCTGCCCCAGGTCGAAGAACTCACGACCCAGTACGGCCCGATTGAACTGATTTGGTTCGATACCCCTGGAGGCATGAAGAAGGAATATGTGCAACAGCTCGTCGATATCGTGCGAAAGAACCAACCCAAGGCTCTCGTTTCAGGACGAGCAGGCCATGATTTGGGTGACTATCAAACACTCGGCGACATGGAAGTGCCGCACCATAACGTCGAGGGGATGTGGGAAAGCGTCGACACGACCAACGATTCTTGGGCTTATGCTTGGTACGACCAGCGATGGAAAACGCCCAAGAAGATCCTGCATCGCTTGATTTCCTGCGTGGGCCGCGGCGGAACCTACATGCTCAACATCGGTCCGACGGATAAAGGCGCGGTACCCGACCGAGCCGCCCGCTCACTACGCGAGGCGGGTGAATGGATCCACCGCTATCCGCAGGTGGTCTATGGCACCGATGCGTCTCCATGGCAACATGCCATGCCGTGGGGTGATGTCACGGTACGAGGGGATCGAATGTTCCTAACCGTTTTTGACTGGCCAGACTCGGGCCAGCTGTTTCTACCCGGTTTGAAGACGGAGATCGTATCCGCGCACCTACTTCATGACGAAGAGGCCGAACCGATCTCACACGAATCCGTTAGAGGATGGAACGTCTTTGAACTTCCGAGCGGCGCGCCAGAAAAATTGGTTTCTGTCATTGAGGTTAAGTTGGCCAGTTCGCCGGAAGTCGATCCCACTTTTGGGCTGGACCCGAACAAGGGAACGGAAATTCTTGCTGAGTTCGCAACGGTCGACGGTGCAAAGATCGTTAAGCATCGTTGGATGGAAAAGTTCGGCGAGTGGCTATGCGTCCATCCAGCGACGAACTGGAAGACTGGGGGTAAGGCCGTTTGGGAAGTCGATGTCTTGACGCCAGGCGACTATGACGTCCGGCTCACCTATACGGGCGAAGGACGATTGGTCTGGGGGGTCGATGTCGTTGGCGGAGAACACATCCAAAACCAGCAGAACGCCTCACACAATTACCAAGAATTTCCAATTGGCTGGCTCCATTTTCCAGCACCCGGAAGATACAATGTGGCCGTCTCCTGTCTGGAAGGTAACATCGAAAGTTCCAGACTCAAGTCGATTCGCTTGATACCGCTGAGCGAGTATCAGAAACCGTCGAAGCGGGTCGCTTCAACCGCAGTGAAGTAA